From the genome of candidate division KSB1 bacterium:
ATCTTTATCTTACGGGGTGAATCCGTGGCTATTGTTTTTTTATTTAAACCCCGTGGAGATTCTTCAATCCATGTGTATTAAAAAGTTCTTTTTTGTTTCCTAGAATGAGTACTAAACCCTGTATCGCAATCACAGTTGGAGACCCCAACGGCATCGGCCCGGAGGTCATCCGGAAAGCTCTTTCCAAAGAAGAAATTAGGGAGATCTGTCGGCCCCTTGTCATCGGGCCGTTGTCCCTGTTTAAACAGTTGGCTAAAAAAGGTCAGGTTTCAAGTCCGGAATTCAATGAAGAAATCAAACTTCGACCCGGCAGAGTCAACAAATCAGGCGGCATGATCGCCGGCAAGGCCCTGGAGATGGCTTTGAAATTGGCCTTAACAGGCGAGGCCCGGGCTGTGGTCACCGCGCCGATTTCGAAAGAAGCTTTAAATTTGGCGGGTTATCCTTACCCTGGCCATACGGAATTTTTTGCTGAAAACACGAGAGTTGAAGATGTGCTCATGATTTTGATGGGCAGCGGGTTCCGCGTTGGATTGGTCACGACCCATTGCGCTCTTTCAGAGGTTGCCCAACTTCTCAGTTCAGAAAGAATTTTGCGAAAATTGCGCATAGCGAATCAGGACTTGCAAGCGCGGTTTAAGATAAAAAGTCCCAAAATTGCCGTGGCGGCTTTAAATCCTCATGCTGGAGAAAACGGCATGTTTGGTCACGAGGAGCGTGAGATTATTACGCCGGCAATTGCAGCAGCGAGAAAATTGGGTTTGGATGTCAGCGGACCTTTTCCAGCCGACACCTTATTTGCCCGGGTCGATAAACAAAAATTTGATCTTTATCTGGCGATGTACCACGACCAGGGACTGATACCTTTAAAAATGAAAGCGTTTGGCAAAGGCGTCAATTATACCGCCGGCTTGCCTTTTATCCGTACCTCGCCGGATCACGGCACCGCTTTTGACATTGCCGGCAAAGGCATTGCGGATGCATCAAGTATGGAGGAGGCCATAAAACTTGCTGTCGAATTGGCGAAAAACAGCCGAGAAGGTTGACCCTTACTCGCAATTGGCTTATATTTACGACCATATCATGCGGCATGTGAATTACCGCTATTGGGCCAACCACCTCATCAAGCTCTTCAAGAAGGCCGATTTCCCGGTAAAAAATGTTCTCGATATTTCATGCGGCACCGCCAGCTTGCTCCTCGATCTGGCTGGGTTAGATTTAAAAGCTGCAGGCCTTGATGAGTCTGAAGACATGGTCAAAATGGCCAGAAAAAAAATTCGGAAAAAAGGCTTGAATCTGCCGGTCTGGTGCGGTTCCATGGTGGATTATAAAGTCAACCAGGAGTTTGACGCGGTGGTCAGCACGTATGATAGTATTAACTACTGCATGAACATTGAATCTTGCGCGGCAGTAGTTGAAAACACGGCCAATGCCCTGCGACCCGGCGGGCTGTTTATATTTGATATTTGCACGGAAAAAAATTCCCGCAAGTATTTTCAAAATCATACCGACCGGGAGGAAACGGAGGATTTCAGTTATATTCGCCAGTCCTCTTATTCGCGGGGTATTCAGGTCAACGAGTTTTTTATTTCATTGAACTCGAATTCTAACACAACTTATCACGAAATTCACAAGCAGAGAATCTACAAAATCAACGAAATCATGAGCATTATTCCATTGGATGTTTACGAAATTGTCGGAATTTACGACGGCTTTTCTTTGCGCCCGGGGAGCGAAAAGTCGGACCGGGTTTATTTTGTGTTGAGGAAGAATTGAATTTAGCGACGGGGAAATGAGAGTTTATATTGACACATCGGTTGTTGGTGGCTGTTTTGATGAAGAGTTTAATCAGGAAAGTATTGAACTGTTTGAAATGGCCAAAACAGGTAAGGTTCCCTCCTAATTTCAAATGTCTTGGCTGATGAATTGATGCATGCACCTGAGGTTGTTCAAAGGGTAGTTGCAGGTTTGCCGAAAAGTGCTTTCGAAATTGTAAGTGATGACGAAAGTTCAAGATACTTGTGCGACCTGTATCTTGAAGATGGTATTGTCGCGTGAAAGCCAAATTAACGACGCGCACCAGGTGCCAATTGCTACCATTTCTAAAGCAGATATGATTGTCAGTTGGAATTTAAGCATTTGTTCATTATGACAAAATGCGTTTTTTCAACGAAATAAACAAAAAGGCAGGTTATCCGTCTATCCAAATTTATTCGCCTTTGGAGGTCGTATAATGAAAAAAAACAAGAAAAATGATTGCGTGGAATTGAAAAACAGATTTCAGCAGACTCTTTTATGTTCAATACAAAAATTTGACTGATGAGGAAGGGGAAAGGCGTACTTTTACAAAATTAGCTGATTCAAATTCACCAATT
Proteins encoded in this window:
- a CDS encoding class I SAM-dependent methyltransferase, which codes for MAYIYDHIMRHVNYRYWANHLIKLFKKADFPVKNVLDISCGTASLLLDLAGLDLKAAGLDESEDMVKMARKKIRKKGLNLPVWCGSMVDYKVNQEFDAVVSTYDSINYCMNIESCAAVVENTANALRPGGLFIFDICTEKNSRKYFQNHTDREETEDFSYIRQSSYSRGIQVNEFFISLNSNSNTTYHEIHKQRIYKINEIMSIIPLDVYEIVGIYDGFSLRPGSEKSDRVYFVLRKN
- the pdxA gene encoding 4-hydroxythreonine-4-phosphate dehydrogenase PdxA is translated as MSTKPCIAITVGDPNGIGPEVIRKALSKEEIREICRPLVIGPLSLFKQLAKKGQVSSPEFNEEIKLRPGRVNKSGGMIAGKALEMALKLALTGEARAVVTAPISKEALNLAGYPYPGHTEFFAENTRVEDVLMILMGSGFRVGLVTTHCALSEVAQLLSSERILRKLRIANQDLQARFKIKSPKIAVAALNPHAGENGMFGHEEREIITPAIAAARKLGLDVSGPFPADTLFARVDKQKFDLYLAMYHDQGLIPLKMKAFGKGVNYTAGLPFIRTSPDHGTAFDIAGKGIADASSMEEAIKLAVELAKNSREG